From the Paraflavitalea soli genome, the window CGGTTAAGGTATCGGGATTGGTTTCTTTTAACCGGGTGATGGAGAGCGCCAGCTGGTCATCAAGGGCAGCTAATAGCCGGGACAGGGAAGTACGGGCAGCAGGTTGCCCTTCCTGTGCAAGATATTCCAACTGTTGGGGAGAAAGCATTTGTCCCGCAGCGTAAGTAAACAGTCTGTCCAGCACACCTGTCATATGCTGCAGGTGGAAACCAGGTGAAGCTACTCCGGCTGGTTGTTCCCACAACAGGGTTTCGGGAAAATCGTGAAGCAAAACATGTAATTCTTCCTGTGCCTGTAATAATGCGTGTGCTACCGGCTGCAACAAAGCAGGTATCCCTTCCAGGGGGCCACGTAGCCATACTTCAGGTAATTTATTGGAACTCATCATAATGAGCACAAGTTACCAAATAACTATTGGTTTGCAGGGCTGGCAGCAGGCGGTGTAAAAAGCGTACAACTACGTTTATTGCTCCTACCGTTTGTAAAAAAACCAGTATCCATAACTTTTTTCCGGACAAAAGGCCCGACATTTAGGGACAACCAACAACTAAAAACCGACCGATCAGTGAAGTGGACTAACTGTTTAATTATCTTTTTATCCTTTGCCTTCTGTAATACCGTTTATGCCCAGGCATCCCAACCAGGCGGCGTTAAAATTTCCGGGTCTGTAACAGACAGTACGGGGCAATTATTACCCTCGGTAACTGTGATGCTGTTAAAGTCTGCGGATTCAGCCACCGTAAAGATCACCAGCACGGATCAGGGCGGCACTTATATTTTTGAAGACATTTTGCCCGGGCAATACTTTTTATCTTTTACTACTAGCGGCCATGTACCTCACCGCATTCAACTGCCCTTGATTAACGCGCCCTTTACGGCCGATCCTGTACGCCTGCAAAAGGCTGTGGCTCTGCTGGAAGGTGTAACGGTGGTAGCCCGTAAACCCCTGATCGAGTTGAAGCCCGACCGGACGATCGTTAATGTAGATGCAGCGGTGACCAATGTAGGAGCTACAGCGCTGGAAGTACTGGAAAAATCGCCCGGGGTATCGGTTGACCGGAATGGGACCATCAGCCTGAAGGGCAAGCAGAATGTACTCATCCTTATGGATGGAAAACCCAGCTACCTGCCCGCTGCGGACCTGGCCAATTATCTATCCGGACTTAGCGCTTCACAAATTGAGCTCATTGAGATCATGACGAATCCTTCGTCTAAATACGATGCAGCAGGTAATGCGGGCATCATCAACATCAAAACCAAAAAGAATAAGGTAAAAGGTTTTAATGGCAACGTTAACCTGGCTTATGGTCAGGGGCGTTATTATAAGAACAACAATAGCCTGCTGTTGAATTACCGCAACGGGAATTATAATCTATATCTCACGTATAGTACTAATATTTCGAAATCGTTTACAGACATCTACGCCTATCGCTGGTATTATAAAGAAGACAATAAAACGGTGACGAATCGTTTTGAGCAACCTTCTTATTTAGCCAGTCCGTTTACAGGACATAATCTCAAAGCAGGGGTGGATTATTTCCTGGGCAAGAAAACCACGCTTGGTGCATCGGTAACGGGTGTACATTCGATCCGCAAAACAGTCGGCAGCAATTCTGGTGAGTGGATCAATCAAAACAACCAGGTAGATTCTGTGATCCATACCAACAGTGATAATAAAAACACCTGGAAAAACCTGGGCCTGAACCTAAGCGCCAGGCATGCATTTACCGACAGCAAGGAGTTGTCTGTTGACTTAGATTATCTCACTTACGACCTTGATAACCGCCAATTTTATCAGAACACGCTTACGGGCAACAACTCTTATACGGATGGATTGAGGGGCGACCTCCCCTCTACCCTACGGATATTTTCAGGCAAGGCAGATTACAGGCAAACGATTGGCAAAGACCTGAAAATGGAAACGGGCTGGAAAACATCGCATGTAAAAACAGATAACCAGGCCGTGTATGAGTCCCTGCTGAACAATGACTGGAAACCAGACTATGACAAAACGAACCATTTCTTATATTCAGAAACGATCCATGCGCTGTATGTCAATGCACAACAACAGGTATCGAAGTGGTCATTGCAGGGAGGGCTTCGCTTTGAACATACAGGGTACAATGCGGATCAACTGGGTAATATTGTCCGAAAGGATTCATCTTTTTCCAGGCAATACAACAGCTTATTCCCCACAGCATTTGCCAGCTACCAGGCGGACAGCGCTCATACCTTCAGCTTTAGTGCAGGCAGACGTATTGACCGGCCTGCTTTCCAAAAACTAAATCCCTTCGTATTTCTGATCAATAAGTATACCTATCAAACGGGCAATCCTTTTTACCGGCCCCAGTTTACCTGGAACTTTGAATTCAGTCATCTGTATAAACAAACCTTGATCACCACACTTACTTACAGTGTTACCAATGATTATTTCTCGCAGATATTCTTTTCGGATACTAATGGGCTTATTACTTATACAGAAGGCAACCTGGGCCGGATGGTCAATATTGGATTGTCGCTGAGCTCCCAACTGGCGCCTGCCCCCTGGTGGTCAGTGACACTGCAAGCCAACCTGAACAGAAAGCGGATAGAAGGGGTAGTCGTCAACTCGATTGCGGCTTCAGTAACGCAGCTGTATATGAATGTCAGTAACCAGTTTCGCTTCAAGGGCGGATGGTTGGCGGAACTGTCGGGGTTTTATATCACGCGTGCACAAAACGACCTGCAGGAAGTGCTGGATCCTACGGGCCAGCTGTCAGTGGGCCTGGCCAAACAAATATGGAAAAACAAAGCAACGCTTAAACTCAGTATCCGTGATATATTCTATACACAGGCCATGGCAGGATGGACGGATTTCCAACAGGCCCGGGAATATTTCAAACTCACGCGGGATAGCCGGGTAGCAACGCTGGCCTTTACCTGGCGCTTTGGCAAACCACTGAAAGGAGCCACCCGCAAATCGGGCAGCGCCTCGGATGAGATCAAAGAAAGGGTTGGGCAAAATTAAATGCCGATAAGGCCAATAGTCTGTCCGTGTGCAGTGGCTTCCTCACTACCTGTAAACAAGAAGGTGTGAACACCAGCTTCTTCTGCTGCCAAGAGTGTTTTGCTGGTAAGTGCTTCCTTGGGAGGACGCACATTGCGGATATAGATAGCGAAGATCTTCTGTGGGTATTTGGCAGCGATGCTGGTATAAATATCCGGATCATGTTGGGAATTATCACCGATCAATACAAACTGCTGTTTGGGAAAGACGTCCAGTATACGGGCTATCCGCAGCAATTTGCCGGCATGTTTTGTTTTACCGGTGCTGAATAACTGGTACCATCTTTTTATCTGGTTCAATAAAAAAATGCCTTCGGGTAATTTATTAAAACGAAAGAACTCCAGGAGGTAATCATATAAATTCCATTCACTGCTGGAAACATAGAAAAAGGGATTGGGTGTAGCGGCATGAGTATGGGCGTTCGCTAACCGGCCATACCAATCAGACACTTTTGCAAACTGCTGTCTGGTACGTGGATTCCTGATCAGCAATTCCCGCAACCTCCTGAACCGGGTAGCAGAGTAAGACACCATCACGGTGTCATCAATATCGGAAATGAATATGTACTGGGTGGAATGCGGTACGTATACCTTACCCTCACCGGTAGCAACCACCTCCTCTTCTTTACCAATACAAGCCACCTTCACCGGGTGCCAGCCAGCGGTTATTTCCTGCCCGGACTGCCATTCAAATTTAAAAAAACCGTCATCTTCAGTTAAGGTTTCAAAGGATTCATCCTGCCAATAGAGACGAACCTTCACACGGAGCAATGGTTTTACAAAAAAAAGCCGCAACAGGTGTATGATATTAGTAAAAACACGGGTGGTATATTGTTTTTGCACTACAGCTTTATTCTTAAACACATGCCCATACAACACCAAATTGTGGGTATGCCCGTATCCATGATATACTTTAACATTTATATCGCCCATTGCCTGGAAATTAGCTGTAATTCCATATTTCTGTGGTAGCATTTTTGCATATTACAAGGTATGACTACACCCGGTATCATAAAATTACTGTTTATCGTTAACAACCGGTCGGGCAACAACAATACCAACTGGCGTAATGCTATATTGCAATATTTCAACAATTCACTTCACACGGCAGAGGTATATGAATTACCGGAAGATTGCACCAAAGAAGCTATCCAACAAAAAATCCATGCCAGTGGGGCACAACGGATCATTGCTGTGGGAGGTGATGGTACTGTAAAGCTGGTGGCGGAAATAGTGGCAGGCACCAACCTGCCCATGGGTATTTTGCCAGCGGGCTCTGCCAACGGCATGGCAAAAGAGCTGGGCATTCCTGTTGATCTTCAGGCAGCGCTTGAAGTAGCCACAGAAGGGATTGTCACTAAGATCGATGCTATTCGTGTCAATGGGGAGCTTTGTATTCACCTATCGGATATCGGCTTCAATGCCTTCGTGATCAAAACATTTGAATCTATGAACCGCAGAGGCATGTGGAGTTATATAAAAGCAGCCTGGCGGGTATTGTGGCGCAACCGCAAGATGCAGGTAAAGATCGAAACAGATAACCATTATGTAAACCGGGAAGCACAAATGATCGTGCTGGCCAATGCCAGCAGGTACGGAACGGGTGCAGTGATCAACCCGGAGGGTAAACTGAATGATGGGCGTTTCGAGATCATTGTTATCCGTAAGATCTCTCCTGGTGAGTTATTTAAAATGATGGTATCGCATAAGCCTTACGATCCTGCCAAAACGGAATTATTTACAACGCGCTCGGTAACGGTGCAGTCACGTCATAAAACGCATTTCCAGGTAGATGGTGAATACCTGGGCAAGATCAATTCGCTGGAGGCTGCTATTGAGCCTCATGCCCTGTCTATTGTTGTACCGGTAGAAAACAATTAATCAGGCTATTTAGTCTGTCTGCAAACAGCTATCCCGTAACATCTTCATATAGATATATCCTTTATTACGGGCAAAATCAATATTGCCGGCAGGTATACTATCGGGATCGGGATAACGCCTGAGCGCGGCTTCAATACTTTCTTCCCGCAACAGGTGCAGCATGGGATAAACAGAGCGGTTGGTAAAATTGGCAGCATCATCGGCCGGGGCGCCGGCAAAGCGATAGTCGGGGTGAAAACTGGCTACCTGGTAAATGCCTTCATACCCTTTTTTCTTCAGGAGCTTTTCAGCAAGTCCCACCAGGTCGAGGTATTGATCAAATGCCTGAAATGATTGAGGTAATATGATCAGTACGGTTTCTACGTCGGGCTGTTCATCCAGCCGTTTGCATTCCTGTAGGAAGGTTGATAAGCATTGTTCTATACTGCTGCCTGTTTCCACCTGGTAGTGAATACTGCTGCGTTTTATTTCTCTTGCAGCAAAGGGACAAAAGTTGCAGGCGATCACTACATCGGTGATCCATTTCCTGGTTTGCGCTATGACCTGTTCTGTTGTAGCATCCATCGGCGCGAAGTTACCTGAATAAAGAGAAGGCAACAAGGCAGAAAGGCATCGAGGGACAGGTACATCAACAATGGACCCAACCCAGGAGCCAGTAAATAAGCACGAATACGATAATGGTGCCGAGGCAGCCGCCTCCCCATTTGTAGGCGCCGTAACCGGCGAGTAGCGCGCGAAGCCAGTCTTTCATGTTGTGGTGGTTTATACGGTCTGATTAAAAAACCGTGCCACCTCAACAGGTTGTTAATCACCAATTATGCGAAGCACTTCTTCATTGGAAACAGTGTAGTCGGTGAGCAGGTTGGCTGGCGTGTAAAATAAGACGCCGGCATATTGGGCATTGTATCCACGAGGCAGGTGGGCCTCATTGACCACAGGCCTTTTGAACCGGATATAATCCACCTGCAACAAGAGATCGGAAGGTATATCCAATACTGTTTCATTAAATACTTTGGGATCGGACTTTACTTCCTGCGGCACGGCATTCCAGGAGCTATACGCATTAACACCTACCTGTAAGGGGCCTATCATTACCGGCCGGTAAAAGCGTTCCAGTATTTGCCAGGCCTCTCCCTCCTGCCTCGCCAGGAGGATAAAAGCTGCTTCAATCCGTACGATGCGCAGCTCGACCCATCCCGTTTTACCCGGTCTGAGTTTAAGGTTGGAAAGGCTGTTGTTGGTAGACTTCACTTCAAATACGGGCAGGTCGGTTTGTTCTGCTACGCCTGTTGTGATGAATAACCAATTTTCCTGGCGGGGCCGCCAGGTATCTTTATTGGTGTTTTTGGGCTGCCGCACCATCAAGCCTGCCAACGACCAATCGACGGTGGGCAATATGCTATTGAACCCACTGACCTTTACCTTAGCCCTTACATCAAAATTGCCGGTGACGGTTTTAAAGAGGAAAGGCGCCTGGTAATCGGCATACCATCCAGAGGCTTTGGGCTGCAGTTCCAGCTTTCCCTGGTTTATCCCAACACTCTTTATTTTATTTGGATATCCTTCTGAGGCATGAAAAAAAGACCATTGTTGTAAAGAGGCGGTATCGTTGAAGTCATCTGACAAGCGCTCTATTCCCGATTGCGCCGTAGCGGTGATTGTTGAAAGGCTCAGTAAGAGGCTCCATCTATTTTTCATAAACCATTACATTAGAGTGAATGGTTAACAAGTTAAGCGCCTTATTGCAAGGCTGTATCCCTGCTGCTTTGAACTGTTGGATATTCCAGCTGAAATGATGATTTCATATGGTTGAAGCTATGGCGACTGACAGGAATCAGCTCCGGAATTAGCATTAAGGAAATGCAAAAATGATCCATTTAACGCTTTGCTAAGATGGCTCCGTTTACTTTTAAGGTAAAATTGGTGTATGCTAAAACTGTTACTATTCATAGCCATCCTGGCTTT encodes:
- a CDS encoding DinB family protein, which codes for MMSSNKLPEVWLRGPLEGIPALLQPVAHALLQAQEELHVLLHDFPETLLWEQPAGVASPGFHLQHMTGVLDRLFTYAAGQMLSPQQLEYLAQEGQPAARTSLSRLLAALDDQLALSITRLKETNPDTLTAVRGVGRKQTPSTVLGLLFHAAEHTMRHTGQLLVTVQVVKAK
- a CDS encoding App1 family protein, which produces MLPQKYGITANFQAMGDINVKVYHGYGHTHNLVLYGHVFKNKAVVQKQYTTRVFTNIIHLLRLFFVKPLLRVKVRLYWQDESFETLTEDDGFFKFEWQSGQEITAGWHPVKVACIGKEEEVVATGEGKVYVPHSTQYIFISDIDDTVMVSYSATRFRRLRELLIRNPRTRQQFAKVSDWYGRLANAHTHAATPNPFFYVSSSEWNLYDYLLEFFRFNKLPEGIFLLNQIKRWYQLFSTGKTKHAGKLLRIARILDVFPKQQFVLIGDNSQHDPDIYTSIAAKYPQKIFAIYIRNVRPPKEALTSKTLLAAEEAGVHTFLFTGSEEATAHGQTIGLIGI
- a CDS encoding DUF1415 domain-containing protein encodes the protein MDATTEQVIAQTRKWITDVVIACNFCPFAAREIKRSSIHYQVETGSSIEQCLSTFLQECKRLDEQPDVETVLIILPQSFQAFDQYLDLVGLAEKLLKKKGYEGIYQVASFHPDYRFAGAPADDAANFTNRSVYPMLHLLREESIEAALRRYPDPDSIPAGNIDFARNKGYIYMKMLRDSCLQTD
- a CDS encoding DUF1349 domain-containing protein, which encodes MKNRWSLLLSLSTITATAQSGIERLSDDFNDTASLQQWSFFHASEGYPNKIKSVGINQGKLELQPKASGWYADYQAPFLFKTVTGNFDVRAKVKVSGFNSILPTVDWSLAGLMVRQPKNTNKDTWRPRQENWLFITTGVAEQTDLPVFEVKSTNNSLSNLKLRPGKTGWVELRIVRIEAAFILLARQEGEAWQILERFYRPVMIGPLQVGVNAYSSWNAVPQEVKSDPKVFNETVLDIPSDLLLQVDYIRFKRPVVNEAHLPRGYNAQYAGVLFYTPANLLTDYTVSNEEVLRIIGD
- a CDS encoding diacylglycerol/lipid kinase family protein, giving the protein MTTPGIIKLLFIVNNRSGNNNTNWRNAILQYFNNSLHTAEVYELPEDCTKEAIQQKIHASGAQRIIAVGGDGTVKLVAEIVAGTNLPMGILPAGSANGMAKELGIPVDLQAALEVATEGIVTKIDAIRVNGELCIHLSDIGFNAFVIKTFESMNRRGMWSYIKAAWRVLWRNRKMQVKIETDNHYVNREAQMIVLANASRYGTGAVINPEGKLNDGRFEIIVIRKISPGELFKMMVSHKPYDPAKTELFTTRSVTVQSRHKTHFQVDGEYLGKINSLEAAIEPHALSIVVPVENN
- a CDS encoding outer membrane beta-barrel family protein, which encodes MKWTNCLIIFLSFAFCNTVYAQASQPGGVKISGSVTDSTGQLLPSVTVMLLKSADSATVKITSTDQGGTYIFEDILPGQYFLSFTTSGHVPHRIQLPLINAPFTADPVRLQKAVALLEGVTVVARKPLIELKPDRTIVNVDAAVTNVGATALEVLEKSPGVSVDRNGTISLKGKQNVLILMDGKPSYLPAADLANYLSGLSASQIELIEIMTNPSSKYDAAGNAGIINIKTKKNKVKGFNGNVNLAYGQGRYYKNNNSLLLNYRNGNYNLYLTYSTNISKSFTDIYAYRWYYKEDNKTVTNRFEQPSYLASPFTGHNLKAGVDYFLGKKTTLGASVTGVHSIRKTVGSNSGEWINQNNQVDSVIHTNSDNKNTWKNLGLNLSARHAFTDSKELSVDLDYLTYDLDNRQFYQNTLTGNNSYTDGLRGDLPSTLRIFSGKADYRQTIGKDLKMETGWKTSHVKTDNQAVYESLLNNDWKPDYDKTNHFLYSETIHALYVNAQQQVSKWSLQGGLRFEHTGYNADQLGNIVRKDSSFSRQYNSLFPTAFASYQADSAHTFSFSAGRRIDRPAFQKLNPFVFLINKYTYQTGNPFYRPQFTWNFEFSHLYKQTLITTLTYSVTNDYFSQIFFSDTNGLITYTEGNLGRMVNIGLSLSSQLAPAPWWSVTLQANLNRKRIEGVVVNSIAASVTQLYMNVSNQFRFKGGWLAELSGFYITRAQNDLQEVLDPTGQLSVGLAKQIWKNKATLKLSIRDIFYTQAMAGWTDFQQAREYFKLTRDSRVATLAFTWRFGKPLKGATRKSGSASDEIKERVGQN